From the Lolium rigidum isolate FL_2022 chromosome 2, APGP_CSIRO_Lrig_0.1, whole genome shotgun sequence genome, one window contains:
- the LOC124689736 gene encoding polyubiquitin-like, with the protein MQIFVKTITGETLTVEVESSDTIDSVKTQIQDKQGIIRTSDANDDQHHQLPSLVFAGKQLDEEDGRTLADYGIGKESTLHLALGLRGGMQIFVKTVTGETLTLEVESSDTIDSVKAQIQHKQGVIGTSDGHDDDRHHQLPSLVFAGKQLDEEGGRTLADYGIGKESTLQLTLGLRGGYPYNGRGYYPWFEERSLQALALNYNLKKMICRKCYARLPPRSTNCRKKKCGRSSDLRPKKTYRCW; encoded by the exons ATGCAGATCTTCGTGAAGACCATCACCGGGGAGACTCTCACGGTTGAGGTTGAGAGCAGCGACACGATTGACAGCGTCAAGACCCAAATCCAGGACAAGCAAGGAATCATCCGCACCTCCGACGCCAACGACGACCAGCATCATCAGCTGCCGTCTCTCGTCTTCGCCGGGAAGCAGCTAGACGAGGAGGACGGTCGAACGCTGGCCGACTACGGCATTGGCAAGGAGTCGACGCTGCACCTCGCGCTCGGCCTCCGCGGCGG GATGCAGATCTTCGTGAAGACCGTCACCGGGGAGACTCTCACGCTCGAGGTCGAGAGCAGCGACACGATTGACAGCGTAAAGGCCCAGATCCAGCACAAGCAAGGAGTCATCGGCACCTCCGACGGCCATGACGACGACCGGCATCATCAGCTGCCATCTCTCGTCTTCGCCGGGAAGCAGCTAGACGAGGAGGGCGGACGAACGCTGGCCGACTACGGTATTGGCAAGGAGTCGACGCTGCAGCTCACGCTCGGTCTCCGCGGCGGCTACCCCTACAACGGCCGCGGCTACTACCCCTGGTTCGAGGAGCGCAGCCTCCAGGCGCTTGCGCTCAACTACAACTTGAAGAAGATGATCTGCCGCAA GTGCTATGCTCGCCTTCCTCCGAGGTCCACCAACTGCCGCAAGAAGAAGTGTGGCCGCAGCAGCGAC CTGAGGCCGAAGAAAACGTATCGCTGCTGGTGA